In Papaver somniferum cultivar HN1 chromosome 1, ASM357369v1, whole genome shotgun sequence, a genomic segment contains:
- the LOC113276629 gene encoding peroxisome biogenesis protein 7-like has translation MPMFKTPFNGYSVKFSPFYEHKLAVATSQNFGILGNGRIHVLDVNPAGGPMAEISSFETADGVYDVTWSEENENLLVAAIADGSVKLYDLALPPAGNPIRSLSEHTREVHSVDWNPVRRDSFITSSWDDTIKLWTVDRPTSVRTFKEHAYCVYQSVWNPRHADIFCSASGDCTVRVWDVREPVSTMILPAHEFEVLSCDWNKYDDCLIVTASVDKSIKVWDVRNFRVPITVLNGHSYAVRKVKFSPHRQSLIASCSYDMTVCLWDYQVEDALVGRYDHHTEFAVGVDMSVLVEGLLASTGWDEMVYVWPHGTDPRAP, from the coding sequence ATGCCGATGTTTAAAACCCCATTTAACGGATACTCAGTGAAATTCAGTCCATTCTATGAACACAAATTAGCAGTAGCAACATCACAGAACTTCGGCATACTTGGTAATGGAAGAATTCATGTCCTCGACGTAAATCCAGCAGGAGGTCCAATGGCGGAGATATCATCATTCGAAACAGCTGATGGAGTTTACGATGTTACATGGtctgaagaaaatgaaaatcttCTCGTTGCTGCAATCGCCGATGGTTCTGTGAAACTATACGATTTAGCTTTACCACCAGCAGGTAATCCAATTCGATCATTATCTGAACATACTCGTGAAGTTCATTCTGTTGATTGGAATCCAGTTCGTCGCGATTCGTTTATTACGTCTTCGTGGGACGATACGATTAAATTATGGACTGTAGATCGTCCGACGAGTGTGAGGACGTTTAAAGAGCATGCTTATTGTGTTTATCAATCTGTGTGGAACCCTAGACATGCTGATATATTTTGTTCCGCTTCGGGGGATTGTACTGTTAGGGTTTGGGATGTGAGGGAGCCTGTTTCGACTATGATACTGCCTGCTCATGAATTTGAGGTTTTGTCTTGTGATTGGAATAAGTATGATGATTGTTTGATTGTTACGGCTTCGGTTGATAAGTCGATTAAGGTTTGGGATGTGAGGAATTTTAGGGTCCCGATTACTGTGTTGAATGGGCATAGTTATGCGGTTAGGAAGGTTAAATTCTCGCCGCATAGGCAGAGTTTGATTGCGTCGTGTTCGTATGATATGACGGTTTGTTTGTGGGATTATCAAGTTGAAGATGCACTTGTTGGGAGATATGATCATCATACTGAATTTGCGGTAGGTGTTGATATGAGTGTGCTTGTCGAAGGTTTACTGGCTAGTACCGGTTGGGACGAGATGGTTTATGTATGGCCGCATGGGACTGATCCAAGAGCACCATGA
- the LOC113324664 gene encoding wall-associated receptor kinase 2-like yields MDPRCFLLIQISCWLASVSFAAALEGTKQGCQQKCGNITVPYPFGITPGGADDIRGAEGCAINGIGYGYSVNCNTSYEPPKLFIGTGNVEILSISETEMRIKNFVPSVCNSMNGDLGKNHSDVAISFSKTHFTLSDTKNRFFVVGCDTGGLISGYDQLGKPYSSTCLSSCQNMEKVKEGSCNGSGCCQSTIPKRIQNYNTTVTTNINTTKTSFLSFDPCVFAFVAEYEQFTFSIAYLLAMPDARDIPIVLDWAVGNKTCDEAQKDPTTFACKENSRCSNSTNCSGYHCTCLEGYKGNPYISPGCQDINECEDAKNNPCAGICINTKGSFNCTCPAGSLGDGRKDGTGCTSNIVKTEEFPIIKVTLGIGLGLLFLIIATSWIYLIIRKRKLIELKEKFFQQNGGLILKQQLSSNEGSAETSSKIFTAAELKLATNNYDESLILGKGGYGTVYKGTLSDGRVVAIKKSKIVDQSQIEQFINEVVILTQVNHRNVVKLLGCCLETEVPLLVYEYVSNGTLFEHIHSGGGAPSLSWEARLRIAVETAGALTYLHSSASIPIIHRDIKSPNILLDENYTAKVADFGASRLIPLDQTELSTLVLGTLGYLDPEYFNTSQLTEKSDVYSFGVVLVELLTSEMPISQERSEKQINLAPYFTSFVKENKLFQLIDRRILNEGTPEQFIAAADLAIRCLRFNGEERPTMRQVTTELESLRGAEKQSLSLQPNHGKKKSNSQFEVPADLCSVPITWATPADHSGQFSVYSEESEQYGLIGQTNMPR; encoded by the exons ATGGATCCACGGTGTTTCTTATTAATCCAGATCTCCTGCTGGTTAGCTTCAGTATCGTTTGCTGCTGCATTGGAGGGGACGAAGCAAGGTTGCCAACAAAAATGCGGTAATATTACCGTTCCGTACCCTTTTGGTATAACTCCTGGAGGTGCGGATGACATTCGAGGAGCAGAAGGGTGCGCCATTAATGGAATTGGATATGGCTATAGCGTCAACTGTAATACTTCATATGAACCTCCCAAGCTTTTCATAGGAACAGGTAATGTCGAAATATTAAGTATATCAGAAACCGAAATGCGCATAAAAAACTTCGTACCTAGTGTATGTAACAGTATGAATGGTGATTTGGGGAAAAATCATTCGGACGTCGCCATAAGCTTCTCCAAGACTCATTTTACATTGTCGGACACAAAGAACAGGTTTTTTGTGGTCGGGTGCGACACTGGAGGGCTTATTTCAGGGTATGATCAGCTTGGAAAACCCTACTCAAGCACCTGCCTATCGTCATGTCAGAACATGGAAAAGGTGAAGGAAGGATCTTGCAACGGCAGTGGCTGTTGCCAGAGTACCATCCCAAAACGGATACAAAATTATAACACAACGGTGACGACGAATATCAATACTACTAAGACATCTTTCTTGTCCTTCGACCCTTGCGTTTTCGCCTTTGTGGCTGAATATGAGCAGTTCACATTCTCAATAGCATATCTTCTGGCCATGCCCGATGCAAGAGACATCCCGATCGTTCTTGATTGGGCAGTAGGGAATAAGACATGTGATGAAGCACAAAAAGATCCGACCACTTTCGCGTGCAAAGAAAACAGTCGTTGTAGCAATTCAACCAACTGTTCTGGGTATCATTGCACTTGCCTTGAAGGCTACAAAGGGAACCCTTATATCAGTCCTGGATGCCAAG ACATCAATGAGTGTGAGGATGCAAAAAATAATCCCTGCGCAGGTATCTGCATCAATACGAAGGGTAGCTTCAACTGTACTTGCCCAGCAGGCAGTCTTGGCGATGGGAGAAAAGACGGGACAGGCTGCACTAGCAATATCGTCAAAACCGAAGAATTTCCAATCATAAAAGTTACTCTTG GTATTGGTTTGGGGCTATTGTTTCTGATTATTGCAACTTCTTGGATATACTTGAttataagaaaaagaaagctgatTGAACTGAAAGAGAAATTTTTCCAACAAAATGGTGGGTTGATATTAAAACAACAACTATCATCAAATGAAGGTAGTGCAGAGACTTCTTCAAAGATATTCACAGCAGCAGAGCTAAAACTAGCAACCAATAATTATGACGAGAGTTTGATCCTGGGAAAAGGAGGCTACGGAACCGTTTACAAAGGAACCTTGTCAGATGGCCGGGTAGTTGCCATCAAAAAGTCCAAAATAGTTGATCAGAGTCAGATCGAGCAGTTTATAAATGAAGTTGTTATTCTAACTCAGGTTAATCATCGAAACGTGGTGAAACTCTTGGGTTGTTGTTTAGAAACTGAAGTTCCGTTACTTGTGTATGAATACGTTTCTAATGGAACCCTCTTCGAGCATATTCATTCCGGTGGTGGAGCGCCGTCGCTCTCCTGGGAAGCCCGTTTGAGGATTGCTGTTGAAACTGCCGGTGCACTTACTTATTTACACTCATCAGCTTCAATACCCATAATTCATAGAGATATCAAGTCTCCCAACATACTTTTAGACGAAAATTACACAGCGAAAGTAGCAGACTTTGGAGCCTCCAGGCTGATTCCTTTGGACCAAACAGAATTATCCACGCTGGTACTGGGAACGTTAGGATATCTGGATCCAGAATACTTCAACACAAGCCAACTAACAGAGAAGAGCGATGTTTATAGTTTTGGTGTAGTTCTTGTAGAGCTCTTGACGTCAGAGATGCCCATTTCTCAAGAGAGATCTGAAAAGCAGATAAATCTTGCTCCCTACTTCACTTCGTTCGTGAAAGAAAATAAACTGTTCCAACTTATTGATCGTCGAATACTCAACGAGGGGACTCCAGAACAGTTCATTGCAGCTGCTGATCTTGCAATAAGATGCCTGAGGTTCAACGGTGAAGAAAGGCCAACAATGAGACAAGTAACAACCGAGCTAGAAAGTTTGAGAGGGGCAGAGAAACAATCTTTGTCTTTACAACCAAACCACGGGAAGAAGAAATCGAACTCCCAGTTTGAAGTACCGGCCGATCTCTGTAGTGTACCAATAACCTGGGCAACACCTGCTGATCACTCTGGGCAGTTCAGCGTGTATTCTGAGGAATCTGAGCAATATGGTCTCATAGGTCAAACGAACATGCCTCGATGA